A region of Sesamum indicum cultivar Zhongzhi No. 13 linkage group LG7, S_indicum_v1.0, whole genome shotgun sequence DNA encodes the following proteins:
- the LOC105165894 gene encoding uncharacterized protein LOC105165894, with amino-acid sequence MIRETTAITAKLDVKTVDQSKSWKDEIARYLREGSLPDDPIQAKRIKFKAVYFTLVSDQLYKRTVDGPLLKCLDDEKSKNVMKEIHEGSCENHSSARLLAQKVIRQGYVCSKMARDTREYVRKCDNCQRYPSLIH; translated from the coding sequence ATGATTCGGGAAACAACTGCGATCACAGCAAAGTTGGATGTTAAAACAGTGGACCAATCCAAGTCATGGAAGGACGAGATCGCGCGGTACTTAAGAGAGGGATCCTTGCCAGATGATCCTATTCAGGCTAAAAGAATAAAGTTCAAAGCAGTGTATTTTACATTGGTTTCAGATCAATTGTACAAAAGAACTGTTGATGGACCATTATTGAAATGCCTTGACGACGAGAAATCTAAGAATGTGATGAAGGAGATCCACGAAGGAAGTTGCGAAAATCACTCTAGTGCGAGGTTACTGGCACAGAAGGTAATTAGGCAAGGATATGTTTGCTCAAAAATGGCAAGAGATACAAGGGAATATGTGAGGAAATGCGACAACTGCCAAAGGTACCCATCTCTGATACACTAA